Proteins encoded by one window of Halorussus salinus:
- a CDS encoding ArsR/SmtB family transcription factor, with protein sequence MADLLPSTSDATGPQSADPRVIGVDSDDAEELLGALSSSTARELLAALHEDPATPSDLADAVDTSLQNAQYHLKKLADADVIQVVDTVYSEKGREMKVYAPADQPLVVFAGNEEKTTGLKSALSRLLGAFGALGLLSVAVQEFYGDGVGTLLGGSGGDAAETGGGGMTVQSTDTAGQAADAAANALPPGLVFFAGGALVLALGFAWWYYSNSGE encoded by the coding sequence ATGGCTGACCTGCTGCCCTCCACCTCGGACGCGACCGGCCCCCAGTCCGCCGACCCGCGGGTCATCGGCGTCGACAGCGACGACGCCGAGGAGTTGCTCGGGGCGCTCTCGTCGTCGACCGCGCGCGAACTGCTGGCCGCCCTCCACGAGGACCCCGCGACCCCCTCGGACCTCGCGGACGCCGTCGATACCTCGCTCCAGAACGCCCAGTACCACCTCAAGAAACTGGCGGACGCGGACGTGATTCAGGTCGTGGACACCGTCTACTCCGAGAAGGGCCGCGAGATGAAGGTGTACGCGCCCGCCGACCAACCGCTGGTCGTCTTCGCGGGCAACGAAGAGAAGACGACCGGGCTGAAGTCCGCGCTCTCCCGGCTGTTGGGCGCGTTCGGCGCGCTCGGTCTCCTCAGCGTCGCGGTACAGGAGTTCTACGGCGACGGCGTGGGCACGCTGTTGGGCGGTTCGGGCGGCGACGCCGCCGAGACGGGCGGCGGCGGGATGACGGTCCAGTCCACCGACACCGCCGGGCAGGCCGCCGACGCCGCGGCCAACGCCCTCCCGCCGGGGCTGGTCTTCTTCGCCGGGGGCGCGCTCGTCCTCGCGCTCGGGTTCGCGTGGTGGTACTACTCGAACAGCGGCGAGTGA
- a CDS encoding metallophosphoesterase, whose translation MITVLSDTHSRSGHELAGRAKEAVEESRAVVHAGDFTTESVLDAFEEVADRLYAVYGNNATPGVRDRLPPERTFEIEGVRFVLTHGDDRGATGLSLLGRQQAADVVVFGHSHRHAATDAEDVLLLNPGSHADPRGGIPTHAELRVAEDGENETTDARLVGEIRRRDGSVVETLEVE comes from the coding sequence ATGATTACCGTCCTCTCGGACACGCACAGTCGGTCAGGCCACGAACTCGCCGGTCGCGCGAAGGAGGCCGTCGAGGAGAGCCGCGCGGTCGTCCACGCTGGCGACTTCACGACCGAGAGCGTCCTCGACGCCTTCGAGGAGGTCGCGGACAGACTCTACGCCGTCTACGGCAACAACGCGACGCCGGGGGTCCGCGACCGACTCCCGCCCGAGCGCACCTTCGAAATCGAGGGCGTGCGCTTCGTCCTGACCCACGGCGACGACCGCGGCGCGACCGGCCTCTCGCTGTTGGGTCGCCAACAGGCCGCCGACGTGGTGGTGTTCGGCCACTCCCACCGCCACGCCGCCACCGACGCCGAAGACGTGCTACTGCTCAATCCCGGCAGTCACGCCGACCCGCGCGGCGGGATTCCGACGCACGCGGAGCTTCGGGTAGCCGAAGACGGCGAGAACGAGACGACCGACGCGAGACTCGTCGGCGAGATTCGTCGGCGCGACGGCTCCGTCGTGGAGACGCTCGAAGTCGAGTGA
- a CDS encoding cation diffusion facilitator family transporter, with the protein MAESKSVVIAALIANGAIAILKFFGFLLTGSAAMLSETYHSVSDTGNQVFLLIGIRYGGKDASRGHPFGYGKAEFFYSFLVSVLLFGIAGWESAKHGYNAIMHPHPVEQGSATLLGATFPAVWVNYSVLLGAIVFEAYALKKAYAGMQKDIQEHEWSGLVEAFKKTSNVTTLTAFTEDTIAMAGAGFALVGVYLSRFTGNPIYDAVAALLIGLMLMGFAVALAWENKRLLIGESLPKSEEQELRRIIEEFDGVRRIVDFRTVIFGPDDVLVTADVAFEKGIATAEMDQKITELEDALIEANASVFKVYVEPEKGRQSRREAAE; encoded by the coding sequence ATGGCCGAAAGTAAGTCCGTCGTCATCGCCGCGTTGATCGCTAACGGCGCGATAGCGATACTGAAGTTCTTCGGATTCCTACTGACCGGGAGCGCCGCGATGCTCTCGGAGACGTACCACTCGGTGTCCGACACCGGCAATCAGGTGTTCCTGCTCATCGGCATTCGATACGGCGGGAAAGACGCGAGTCGCGGCCACCCCTTCGGCTACGGGAAAGCCGAGTTCTTCTACAGCTTTCTGGTGAGCGTCCTGCTGTTCGGCATCGCCGGGTGGGAGAGCGCCAAGCACGGGTACAACGCCATCATGCACCCACACCCCGTCGAACAGGGGTCGGCGACCCTGCTGGGTGCGACGTTCCCGGCGGTCTGGGTCAACTACAGCGTGCTACTCGGAGCTATCGTCTTCGAAGCCTACGCGCTGAAGAAGGCCTACGCCGGGATGCAGAAGGACATCCAAGAACACGAGTGGAGCGGACTGGTCGAGGCGTTCAAGAAGACCAGCAACGTGACCACGCTGACCGCGTTCACCGAGGACACCATCGCGATGGCCGGGGCCGGATTCGCGCTCGTAGGCGTCTACCTCTCGCGATTCACCGGCAACCCCATCTACGACGCGGTGGCGGCACTACTCATCGGCCTCATGCTCATGGGCTTCGCGGTGGCGTTGGCGTGGGAGAACAAGCGCCTCCTCATCGGCGAGAGCCTGCCGAAGAGCGAGGAGCAGGAACTCCGTCGCATCATCGAGGAGTTCGACGGCGTACGTCGCATCGTGGACTTCCGGACAGTCATCTTCGGTCCCGACGACGTGCTGGTCACGGCGGACGTGGCCTTCGAGAAGGGCATCGCGACTGCCGAGATGGACCAGAAGATAACGGAACTGGAAGACGCGCTCATCGAGGCGAACGCGAGCGTGTTCAAAGTGTACGTCGAACCCGAGAAGGGGCGGCAGAGTCGGCGAGAAGCCGCGGAGTAG
- a CDS encoding winged-helix domain-containing protein: MSQGRDDAGRFTETVSDQDVLKVFDYYDDPVLTVQEVADGLRQFGKQMTNEGVRNRLGRMHDEGLVERKQFGARAVGWWATVAPELDPDTAETVESRRESGDWTEL, translated from the coding sequence ATGAGCCAAGGCCGAGACGACGCCGGTCGATTCACCGAGACCGTCTCCGACCAAGACGTTCTCAAGGTGTTCGACTACTACGACGACCCGGTTCTGACGGTACAGGAGGTCGCCGACGGGCTCAGACAGTTCGGCAAGCAGATGACGAACGAAGGCGTCCGGAATCGTCTCGGTCGGATGCACGACGAGGGACTGGTAGAACGCAAGCAGTTCGGTGCGCGAGCGGTCGGCTGGTGGGCGACGGTCGCGCCCGAACTCGACCCGGATACCGCAGAGACCGTCGAGTCCCGGCGCGAGTCCGGCGACTGGACAGAACTCTAA
- a CDS encoding winged helix-turn-helix domain-containing protein, with the protein MTSDAYAEDSPFVPLFGQPARTKILAAFVSERGRDLNVSYVAELVGVARSTVYDHLDDLQVLGVIEHTRDVGGSPMYQLNEGSEIAEELVRLEGVTLNRLFEMSEE; encoded by the coding sequence GTGACTTCGGATGCGTACGCCGAAGATAGCCCCTTCGTGCCACTCTTCGGCCAGCCAGCGCGAACCAAGATTCTGGCCGCGTTCGTGAGCGAACGCGGCCGCGACTTGAACGTGAGCTACGTCGCCGAACTCGTGGGGGTCGCCAGAAGTACTGTCTACGACCATCTGGACGACTTGCAGGTCCTCGGCGTAATCGAACACACCCGCGACGTGGGCGGAAGCCCGATGTACCAACTGAACGAGGGGAGCGAGATTGCAGAGGAGTTAGTTCGATTGGAGGGCGTGACGCTGAATCGGTTGTTCGAGATGAGCGAGGAGTAG
- a CDS encoding ATP-dependent DNA helicase, with protein MAETNGYMRFFPYEEPYDNQREAMDRIYNAFSRGQDVLFEGACGTGKTLSSLVPALEYAREEDKTVVITTNVHQQMRQFVADARAITQEESIRAVVFRGKGSMCHIDVGYEECQVLRDNTYEVVDAESDLAELEERQEELLEASQEGDDRATEARSAVMDELEQVQERVESLEEQNTCEYYYNNLVGDNDEFYSWLYDDVRTPDDIYEFAEEQTLCGYELLKDGMEGVDLVVCNYHHLLDPMIREQFFRWLDRDPEDVITIFDEAHNVEDTAREHATRTLTENTLDSALDELQDSDDARSEPAYNVISAFRSALEETYEDNFGFGDREKVGGDWEDVSIANDDKRDDLTLNFLQQYTGKGIDTELELAVHLGRELDDEYEDAYKNGESTTREECQTLQAATFIQSFMDESAELGQYPVVSVRRDEATEEVYGRAELYTCIPREVTEDLFGEVYATVLMSATLRPFDVSAAVLGLDDPVEIAYGLQFPEENRRTFAVETPALFSSERDDPDTQDAIAGVLRDSVEFTAGNSLLFFPSYAEAERYYDRLNSDLGGENSETTLYMDEPGTSVEELRQRFVADDDAAMFTSLWGTLAEGVSFDGDEARSVVVVGVPYPHLDDRMEAVQEAYDRTFADRSGRDSGWEYAVEIPTIRKTRQALGRVIRSPDDFGVRVLVDKRYTETGEREMGKYSVRGTFPPEERAEMLDLQPQKLKFAMLNFYSDKDAWNGAPPTP; from the coding sequence GTGGCAGAGACGAACGGGTACATGCGCTTTTTCCCCTACGAGGAGCCGTACGACAACCAGCGGGAGGCGATGGACCGCATCTACAACGCCTTCTCGCGCGGGCAGGACGTGCTGTTCGAGGGGGCCTGCGGGACGGGCAAGACCCTGTCGTCGCTCGTGCCTGCGCTGGAGTACGCCCGCGAGGAGGACAAGACGGTCGTCATCACGACCAACGTCCACCAGCAGATGCGCCAGTTCGTGGCCGACGCGCGGGCGATTACCCAAGAGGAGTCTATCCGCGCGGTCGTGTTCCGGGGGAAGGGGTCGATGTGCCACATCGACGTGGGCTACGAGGAGTGCCAAGTCCTGCGGGACAACACCTACGAGGTCGTGGATGCCGAGAGCGACCTCGCGGAGCTAGAGGAGAGACAGGAGGAACTCCTCGAAGCGAGCCAAGAGGGCGACGACCGGGCGACCGAGGCCCGGAGCGCGGTCATGGACGAGTTAGAGCAGGTCCAAGAGCGCGTCGAGAGTCTCGAAGAGCAGAACACCTGCGAGTACTACTACAACAACCTCGTCGGCGACAACGACGAGTTCTACTCGTGGCTGTACGACGACGTGCGCACGCCCGACGACATCTACGAGTTCGCCGAGGAGCAGACGCTCTGTGGCTACGAGTTGCTGAAAGACGGGATGGAGGGCGTGGACTTGGTGGTCTGTAACTACCACCACCTGCTGGACCCGATGATACGCGAGCAGTTCTTCCGGTGGCTCGACCGGGACCCCGAAGACGTGATTACCATCTTCGACGAGGCGCACAACGTCGAGGACACCGCCCGCGAACACGCGACCCGGACGCTGACCGAGAACACCCTCGACTCGGCGTTGGACGAGCTACAGGACTCCGACGACGCCCGGAGCGAACCCGCGTACAACGTGATTTCGGCGTTCCGGTCGGCGCTCGAAGAGACCTACGAGGACAACTTCGGCTTCGGCGACCGCGAGAAAGTCGGCGGCGACTGGGAGGACGTGTCCATCGCCAACGACGACAAGCGCGACGACCTGACGCTCAACTTTCTCCAGCAGTACACGGGGAAGGGCATCGACACGGAGTTGGAACTCGCGGTCCACCTCGGCCGGGAGTTGGACGACGAGTACGAAGACGCCTACAAGAACGGCGAGTCCACGACCCGCGAGGAGTGCCAGACGCTCCAAGCGGCAACGTTCATCCAGTCGTTCATGGACGAGAGCGCGGAGTTGGGCCAGTACCCGGTAGTCTCGGTCCGGCGCGACGAGGCGACCGAGGAGGTCTACGGTCGCGCGGAGTTGTACACCTGCATCCCGCGGGAGGTCACGGAAGACCTCTTCGGCGAGGTGTACGCCACGGTGCTGATGAGCGCGACCTTGCGGCCCTTCGACGTGAGCGCGGCCGTGCTGGGGCTGGACGACCCCGTGGAAATCGCCTACGGGTTGCAGTTCCCCGAGGAGAACCGCCGGACGTTCGCGGTCGAGACCCCCGCGCTGTTCTCCAGCGAGCGCGACGACCCCGACACGCAGGACGCCATCGCGGGCGTTCTCCGCGATTCCGTGGAGTTCACCGCGGGGAACAGCTTGCTGTTCTTCCCGAGTTACGCCGAGGCCGAACGCTACTACGACCGCCTGAACAGCGACCTCGGCGGCGAGAACTCGGAGACGACGCTCTACATGGACGAACCCGGCACCTCCGTCGAGGAGCTACGCCAGCGGTTCGTCGCCGACGACGACGCCGCGATGTTCACCTCGCTGTGGGGCACACTCGCGGAGGGCGTGAGCTTCGACGGCGACGAGGCCCGGAGCGTGGTCGTCGTCGGCGTGCCCTATCCGCACCTCGACGACCGGATGGAAGCGGTCCAAGAGGCCTACGACCGCACCTTCGCCGACCGCTCGGGCCGCGATTCCGGTTGGGAGTACGCCGTCGAGATTCCGACGATTCGCAAGACCCGGCAGGCGCTCGGCCGGGTGATTCGCTCGCCCGACGACTTCGGCGTCCGCGTGCTGGTGGACAAACGCTACACCGAGACCGGCGAGCGCGAGATGGGCAAGTACAGCGTCCGCGGGACGTTCCCACCCGAGGAGCGCGCCGAGATGCTGGACCTCCAACCCCAGAAGCTGAAGTTCGCGATGTTGAACTTCTACTCGGACAAGGACGCGTGGAACGGCGCGCCGCCGACGCCGTGA
- a CDS encoding 2'-5' RNA ligase family protein has protein sequence MYSLNVPVPGEVERLAEELRPQLLDFDTIRERHGLLCKRLGDEPPGGIARLREQVRTRLAGAPAFEARVTGIDCFEHPPLGEGPVVYLAVESPGLKRVHERLVGDFSAVEEFEGDDYVPHVTLARGGGVAAERTARRLADREIEPVTWTVNRLALWDATYDEEVATFSLPG, from the coding sequence GTGTACAGCCTGAACGTCCCGGTTCCCGGCGAAGTCGAGCGACTGGCCGAGGAGCTACGGCCCCAACTCCTCGACTTCGACACCATCCGGGAGCGTCACGGTCTCCTCTGCAAGCGCCTCGGCGACGAACCGCCGGGCGGGATCGCCCGCCTGCGCGAGCAGGTCCGAACCCGACTCGCGGGCGCGCCAGCCTTCGAGGCCCGCGTCACCGGCATCGACTGCTTCGAGCATCCGCCGCTCGGGGAGGGGCCGGTGGTCTACCTCGCCGTCGAGAGTCCGGGCCTCAAGCGGGTTCACGAGCGATTGGTCGGCGACTTCTCCGCGGTCGAGGAGTTCGAGGGTGACGACTACGTGCCCCACGTCACGCTCGCGCGGGGCGGCGGCGTTGCGGCTGAGAGGACGGCCCGCCGTCTCGCCGACCGGGAAATCGAGCCGGTGACGTGGACCGTGAACCGCCTCGCGCTCTGGGACGCGACCTACGACGAGGAAGTCGCCACCTTCTCGCTTCCGGGGTAG
- a CDS encoding argininosuccinate synthase produces the protein MTEQTKVALAFSGGLDTTVCVPLLEEEYEHDEVIGVTVDVGQPAEEFDEAEETAEALDLDHYVVDAKDAFAEQCLDAVKANATYQGYPLGTALARPVIAEAILDVAQENDCDAIAHGCTGKGNDQLRFEAVWRESDLEVIAPVRELGLTREWEMEYAEKKDLPVEGGNEGDWSIDTNLWSRSVEGDDLEDPGYVPPEDIYEWTDAPGQKETEDGEFETIEIAFEEGTPVAIDGEELPAVQLIEYLNDLAGSYGVGRTDMMEDRMLGLKVRENYEHPAATTLLNAHEALEGLVLTEEERAFKKQVDQQWAEKAYEGLLSAPLVDALDGFVDTTQQKVTGTVTVKFEGGQARPVGRESEYAVYSESAASFNTESVDGIAQSDATGVAKYHGFQSRLANEVTANVEAKKAELLADGGDDAETEEQ, from the coding sequence ATGACAGAACAAACGAAAGTCGCGCTCGCCTTCTCGGGCGGACTCGACACCACAGTATGCGTCCCGCTGCTCGAAGAGGAGTACGAACACGACGAAGTAATCGGTGTCACCGTGGACGTGGGCCAACCGGCCGAGGAGTTCGACGAGGCCGAGGAGACCGCCGAAGCGTTGGACCTCGACCACTACGTCGTGGACGCCAAGGACGCCTTCGCCGAGCAGTGCCTCGACGCGGTGAAGGCCAACGCGACGTATCAGGGCTACCCACTCGGAACCGCACTCGCGCGTCCCGTCATCGCCGAGGCCATCCTCGACGTGGCCCAAGAGAACGACTGCGACGCCATCGCTCACGGCTGTACCGGCAAAGGCAACGACCAACTGCGCTTCGAGGCGGTCTGGCGCGAGTCCGACTTGGAGGTCATCGCGCCCGTCCGCGAACTCGGCCTGACCCGCGAGTGGGAGATGGAGTACGCCGAGAAGAAAGACCTCCCCGTCGAGGGCGGCAACGAGGGCGACTGGTCCATCGACACGAACCTCTGGAGTCGCTCGGTCGAGGGCGACGACCTCGAAGACCCCGGCTACGTCCCGCCGGAGGACATCTACGAGTGGACCGACGCGCCCGGCCAGAAGGAGACCGAAGACGGCGAGTTCGAGACCATCGAAATCGCCTTCGAGGAGGGCACGCCGGTCGCAATCGACGGTGAGGAGCTACCCGCGGTCCAACTCATCGAGTACCTCAACGACCTCGCGGGGAGTTACGGCGTCGGCCGCACTGACATGATGGAAGACCGCATGCTCGGCCTGAAGGTCCGCGAGAACTACGAGCATCCCGCCGCGACGACGCTCCTGAACGCCCACGAAGCCCTCGAAGGACTCGTCCTGACCGAGGAGGAACGCGCCTTCAAGAAGCAGGTGGACCAGCAGTGGGCCGAGAAGGCTTACGAAGGACTCCTGTCGGCACCGCTCGTGGACGCCCTCGACGGCTTCGTGGACACGACCCAACAGAAGGTCACGGGCACCGTCACCGTCAAGTTCGAGGGCGGGCAGGCCCGCCCGGTCGGCCGCGAGAGCGAGTACGCGGTCTACTCGGAGTCGGCCGCCTCGTTCAACACCGAGTCGGTGGACGGCATCGCCCAGTCCGACGCGACCGGCGTGGCGAAGTACCACGGCTTCCAGTCCAGACTCGCCAACGAGGTCACCGCGAACGTCGAGGCGAAGAAGGCGGAACTCCTCGCCGACGGCGGCGACGACGCGGAGACGGAGGAGCAGTAG
- the argH gene encoding argininosuccinate lyase has protein sequence MAEEEPTSDVVRRDRFSGGPARGFLSSMADDERIFAADLATDRAHVVMLAEQGIVDDEEATAILSALDGVERAGFDALPDGEDVHAAIETAVIDRVGDVGGKMHTARSRNDEVATCIRYRLREDVLDAIEATLGLRKSLAEVAAEHTETVMPGYTHLQPAQPTTVGHYLLSYEQAVARDTGRLFDAYARVNRSPLGAAAFAGTPFDVDRERTAELLGFDGLVANSMDAVSTRDFLVEVVAALANLATTVSGLAEDLVVFSNKGLVELSDDYSSTSSIMPQKKNPDTLELVRATAGDAAAGLNGLLTTLKGLPRAYNRDLQNATPHAWETVDAVSEAVAVAAGAVGTATWDDDALAEEAGEGFSTATGVADLLAMAGVPFRKAHELVAEASEKGTDYDALDAAAEEVLDSPLSAYVEREAVEDALDPAASAASRDSAGGPAPESVAAGLTAVEETAAADEAALADARESLAEAADLLSTEVSSRA, from the coding sequence ATGGCCGAGGAGGAACCCACCAGCGACGTGGTGCGCCGCGACCGCTTCAGCGGCGGCCCCGCCCGCGGGTTCCTCTCCTCGATGGCCGACGACGAGCGCATCTTCGCGGCCGACCTCGCTACCGACCGCGCCCACGTCGTGATGCTGGCCGAGCAGGGCATCGTGGACGACGAGGAAGCGACCGCCATCCTCTCGGCGCTCGACGGCGTGGAGCGGGCCGGATTCGACGCGCTCCCCGACGGCGAGGACGTTCACGCCGCCATCGAGACCGCGGTCATCGACCGCGTGGGCGACGTGGGCGGGAAGATGCACACCGCCCGCTCGCGCAACGACGAGGTGGCGACCTGCATCCGCTACCGCCTGCGCGAGGACGTGCTGGACGCGATAGAAGCGACCCTCGGGCTTCGCAAATCGCTCGCGGAGGTCGCCGCCGAGCATACGGAGACCGTGATGCCCGGCTACACGCACCTCCAGCCCGCACAGCCGACCACCGTGGGCCACTACCTGCTCTCCTACGAGCAGGCGGTCGCCCGCGACACCGGCAGACTCTTCGACGCCTACGCTCGCGTCAACCGCTCGCCCCTCGGCGCGGCCGCGTTCGCGGGCACGCCCTTCGACGTAGATAGGGAGCGCACCGCGGAACTACTCGGTTTCGACGGACTGGTCGCCAACTCGATGGACGCGGTTTCGACCCGCGACTTCCTCGTGGAGGTCGTCGCCGCGCTTGCCAACCTCGCCACGACGGTTTCGGGACTGGCGGAAGACCTCGTGGTGTTCTCGAACAAGGGGCTGGTGGAACTGTCGGACGACTACTCGTCCACGTCGTCCATCATGCCCCAGAAGAAGAACCCCGACACGCTCGAACTCGTCCGCGCGACCGCGGGCGACGCCGCGGCGGGACTGAACGGTCTCCTCACGACGCTGAAGGGCCTGCCCCGCGCGTACAACCGCGACTTGCAGAACGCCACTCCTCACGCGTGGGAGACCGTCGATGCCGTGAGCGAAGCGGTCGCGGTCGCGGCCGGAGCGGTCGGGACCGCGACGTGGGACGACGACGCGCTCGCCGAGGAGGCGGGCGAGGGATTCTCGACCGCGACCGGCGTGGCCGACCTGTTGGCGATGGCCGGGGTTCCCTTCCGGAAAGCGCACGAACTGGTCGCCGAAGCTTCCGAGAAGGGGACCGACTACGACGCCCTCGACGCGGCCGCCGAGGAGGTACTGGACTCGCCGCTGTCGGCCTACGTCGAGCGCGAGGCGGTCGAGGACGCGCTCGACCCCGCCGCGAGCGCGGCGTCGCGCGACTCCGCGGGCGGTCCCGCGCCCGAGTCGGTCGCCGCGGGCCTGACTGCGGTCGAGGAGACCGCCGCGGCCGACGAGGCGGCGCTGGCCGACGCCCGCGAGTCGCTGGCGGAAGCCGCCGACCTCCTCTCGACGGAGGTGAGTAGTCGTGCCTGA
- the lysW gene encoding lysine biosynthesis protein LysW: MTECVECGADVTLHENAEVGEILDCTTCGAELELVERNPPVLQRAPELEEDWGE; encoded by the coding sequence ATGACCGAATGCGTCGAGTGCGGGGCGGACGTGACCCTGCACGAGAATGCGGAAGTAGGAGAGATACTCGACTGCACGACCTGCGGCGCGGAACTGGAACTCGTCGAGCGGAACCCGCCAGTCCTCCAGCGAGCCCCGGAGCTCGAAGAGGACTGGGGGGAGTAA
- the lysX gene encoding lysine biosynthesis protein LysX yields MQVGLLYSRIRKDEKLLLSELRERGHDVVKIDVRDLQFGLTEAPEIFADLDVVVDRCLATSRSLYATKFCEAYGVPVVNSAETAQICADKVQNSLALAGAGVPTPATDVAFTKEAAMESIEKFGYPCVLKPVVGSWGRLMAKIDSKSAAEAILEHKATLGHYEHKVFYVQQFVDKPGRDIRVLAADGEPVAAMVRSSDHWLTNAAKGAETEQFELDDEAKDLVQRASDAVGGGLLGVDLMETSGESEENYTVHEVNHTVEFKALNDATDADVPATVVDWLEATAAAATKQEVVA; encoded by the coding sequence TTGCAGGTCGGACTCCTCTACTCCCGGATTCGGAAAGACGAGAAGCTCCTGCTCTCCGAACTCCGCGAGCGCGGCCACGACGTAGTGAAAATCGACGTGCGGGATCTGCAGTTCGGGCTGACCGAAGCCCCCGAAATCTTCGCGGACCTCGACGTGGTGGTGGACCGTTGTCTCGCCACGAGCCGGAGCCTCTACGCCACGAAGTTCTGCGAGGCGTACGGCGTTCCCGTGGTCAACTCCGCGGAGACCGCCCAAATCTGCGCCGACAAGGTGCAAAACTCCCTCGCGCTCGCCGGGGCTGGCGTGCCCACGCCCGCGACCGACGTGGCGTTCACCAAGGAAGCCGCGATGGAGAGCATCGAAAAGTTCGGTTACCCCTGCGTCCTCAAGCCCGTCGTCGGGTCGTGGGGTCGCCTGATGGCGAAAATCGACTCCAAGAGCGCCGCCGAAGCGATTCTCGAACACAAGGCCACGCTCGGCCACTACGAACACAAAGTGTTCTACGTCCAACAGTTCGTGGACAAGCCCGGCCGCGATATTCGCGTGCTGGCCGCCGACGGCGAACCGGTCGCCGCGATGGTGCGCTCGTCGGACCACTGGCTCACGAACGCCGCGAAAGGTGCCGAGACCGAGCAGTTCGAGTTGGACGACGAGGCGAAAGACCTCGTCCAGCGGGCCAGCGACGCCGTGGGCGGTGGTCTTCTGGGCGTCGACCTGATGGAGACCAGCGGTGAGAGCGAGGAGAACTACACCGTCCACGAGGTCAACCACACCGTCGAGTTCAAGGCGCTGAACGACGCCACCGACGCGGACGTGCCCGCGACGGTGGTCGATTGGCTCGAAGCGACGGCCGCGGCGGCGACGAAACAGGAGGTGGTCGCCTGA
- the argC gene encoding N-acetyl-gamma-glutamyl-phosphate reductase yields the protein MAAEVEPKNATSETLTATVVGGSGFAGGELLRLLAGHPNFDLAGATSREYAGKSVGSVHPNLRGTDLRFSDPADLDSVDVLFAATPHGVSMAQIDDFYEAADTVVDLSADFRLNTQAQYDEWYDGHDASEYLDEAVYALPELHREELPGSSLVAAGGCNATATILGLYPLFDGGLLSGDEQIVADVKVGSSEGGATASKAGSHAERSGVVRPYAPTGHRHEAEIEQELGASVSFSAHAVDMVRGAAATCHVFPDGPVSKGDLWSAFRGAYDDEPFVRLQSGGSGVYRYPEPKAVAGTNYAEVGFELDPSNERIVVFSAIDNLVKGTAGQAVHAANLALGFEETAGLDFQGLHPVGSP from the coding sequence ATGGCCGCCGAAGTGGAACCGAAAAACGCGACGAGCGAAACCCTCACCGCCACCGTCGTCGGCGGGAGCGGCTTCGCTGGCGGCGAACTCCTGCGCCTGCTGGCGGGCCACCCCAACTTCGACCTCGCGGGCGCGACCAGCCGCGAGTACGCGGGCAAGTCGGTCGGCTCGGTCCACCCGAACCTGCGCGGGACCGATCTGCGCTTCTCGGACCCCGCGGACCTCGACTCGGTGGACGTGCTGTTCGCGGCGACGCCCCACGGCGTCTCGATGGCACAGATAGACGACTTCTACGAGGCGGCCGACACCGTTGTGGACCTGAGCGCGGACTTCCGGCTGAACACGCAAGCCCAGTACGACGAGTGGTACGACGGCCACGACGCGTCCGAGTATCTGGACGAAGCGGTCTACGCCCTGCCGGAACTCCACCGCGAGGAGCTTCCCGGTTCCAGCCTCGTCGCGGCTGGCGGCTGTAACGCCACTGCCACGATTCTGGGACTGTATCCCCTGTTCGACGGCGGCCTCCTCTCGGGCGACGAGCAAATCGTCGCCGACGTAAAAGTCGGTTCTTCGGAGGGTGGCGCGACCGCCAGCAAGGCCGGAAGCCACGCCGAGCGTTCGGGCGTCGTCAGACCCTACGCGCCGACCGGCCACCGCCACGAGGCCGAAATCGAGCAGGAACTGGGCGCGTCGGTCTCGTTCTCGGCCCACGCGGTGGACATGGTTCGGGGCGCGGCCGCGACCTGCCACGTTTTTCCGGACGGCCCGGTCTCGAAGGGCGACCTCTGGTCGGCCTTCCGCGGGGCCTACGACGACGAACCGTTCGTCCGCCTCCAGTCGGGCGGGTCGGGCGTGTATCGCTACCCCGAACCGAAGGCCGTGGCGGGCACGAACTACGCCGAGGTCGGGTTCGAGTTGGACCCGAGCAACGAGCGCATCGTGGTCTTCAGCGCCATCGACAATCTGGTGAAGGGCACGGCCGGACAGGCGGTCCACGCCGCCAACCTCGCGCTCGGCTTCGAGGAGACCGCGGGACTCGACTTTCAGGGACTGCACCCGGTGGGAAGCCCATGA